The genomic interval GGCGTGGCCGAGATCTACTTCATCAGCAGCGTTCCGTTCGATGTGCGGGCGCTGCGGCCGGCCCTGGCCGGGGCAGCCGGCGGCGCCGGCAGCGGGCGCAGCGGGCTGCTGGAGATCGCCGCCGCCGGCCAGGAGGTGCTGGAGCGGACCGGGGTCGCGGTCGGCGCGGACGGGACCGCACGGATGCGCCTGAGCGCCGGACTGCCGGCCGCGGGCCGGCGGATCCTGGGCCGGGCCGCGGCCGAGCTGCTGACCCGGCGCCTGGATGGGGCGCTGCGGGGCATCGCGGAACGCCTCGACTTCGACGCGCTGCGCACCCATGTGCGGGCGGTGGAGGACCAGGTCGCGCTGCGCGCCCAGCTCGGCGAGCGTGGCCTGATCGCGTTCCTGGCCGACGGCAGCATTCTGCCGCGCCGCAGCGGCGCCGACCCGCGCCCGCTCGGCGGGGCACTGCCGCTGCAGGCGCCGGCCACGCTGGCGGTGGAGCTGCAGGCGCCGCACGCCGGCACCGTGCGCGGGCTGGCGGTGCGCGCCGGGGTCACGCTGATCGCCGGCGGCGGCTACCACGGCAAGTCGACGCTGCTGCAGGCGCTGGCGCTCGGCGTGTACGATCACCTGCCCGGCGACGGGCGCGAGCGCTGCGTCTCCGCGGAGACGCTGGTCAGCGTGCGTGCCGAGGACGGCCGCGCGGTGCGCGGTGCGTGCCTGACACCGTTCATCGGCGCGCTGCCGCTCGGCCGCGACACCGGTTTCTTCGACACCGACGACGCCTCCGGCAGCACGTCGCAGGCCGCCGCCATCGTGGAGGCGCTGGAGGCCGGGGCCACCGGCCTGCTGATCGACGAGGACACCGCGGCGACCAACTTCATGATCCGCGACGCCCGCATGCGCCGCCTGGTGCCCGGAAGCGACGAGCCTATTACGCCGTTCATCGACCGGGTACGCCAGCTCTGGCAAGAGCAGGGCGTGTCGTCGGTGCTGGTGGTGGGCGGCGCCGGCGACTACCTCGACGTGGCCGACTGGGTGATCCGGATGGACTCCTACCGGCCACTGGACGTGACCGCGCAGGCGCGCGAAGTCGCCGCCGCCCAGCCGCTCGGCGACGCGGCCCCGCGTGCGCCCGGAGCGTGGCCGCAAGGCGCGCCGCGCATCCCCCTGCCGGACAGCCTCGACCCGCGCCGCGGGCGGCGGCCCGAGCGGGTACGGGCGGTCAGGACACGGGCGATCGAGTTCGGACAAGAGGAGATCGACGTTGGCCTGCTCTACCAACTCGTCGACCCCGCGCAGTGCCGGATGATCGGCGACCTGCTGCTGCGGGTCGCGCGCGGCCTGTGCGACGGCCGCCGCGCCCTGCCGGCTATCCTGGCGGCCCTGGAGACCGATGTGGAGGAGCAGGGACTCGACGCGCTGGTGGGCGGCGGCTTCGGCGACCGGGCGCGTCCGCGCCGCTTCGAGGTAGCCGCGGCGCTGAACCGGCTGCGCAGCCTGCGCGTGGCGCCGCCCGGCGCCGCACCGCCTCGCACTCCTGCCCGGCCGCGCCCGAGTCCCGTCGGCGCTCCCCACCGACGCGAGAGCCGCAACCGTGGGCGGCACCAGCGCTGAGCCACCACAGGAGCCGCTTGATGAGCCGCGACGATGCACGAATTCGCGAGCAGATGGAGTACTACCGGGAACGCGCGCCGGAGTACGACGACTGGTACTACCAGCGCGGCCGCTACACCGTGGGTGAACACCGTCGCCGCGAGTGGCAGGAGGAGATCGCGCGGGCGCACGCGGTTCTGCGCTCGCTGGGCCCGGTCGAGGAAGCGCTGGAGCTGGCCTGCGGCACCGGCATCTGGACCGAGCCGCTGCTGCCGGTGGCGGACCGGATCACCGCCGTCGACGCGTCCCCGGAAACGATCGCGCTGGCGCGACGGCGGGTGCGCTCCGACCGCCGGGTCTGCTTCGAAGCGGCCGATCTGTTCGCCTACCAACCGGCGCGGCGCTTCGACCTGATCTCGTTTACCTTCTGGCTGTCGCACGTTCCGCCGTCCCGGCTGTCCGGCTTCTTTGCCCTGCTGCAACGCTGCCTGCGGCCCGGCGGCGTGCTGTTCGCGCTCGACCAGCGCGCCACCGCCGACAAGCGCACCGCTCCGGACAACCGGCAGCAGCGCGACCTGGCCGACGGGCGCACCTACGAAATCGTCAAGATCTACTACACCAAGCCGGAATTGGAGGCGCTGTTCGCGCACCACGGCTTCCGGGTCGAGGTGACCACGACGCAAACCCTCTGGATTGCCGTGGCACGCCGCCACCCATCGGACTCAGGCGTCCACCGTACACCGGTTTGACTGCCGCACAATGCGGCTCGATGTCCCACACCAGCGGAGAGCGGCACGCGCCACGCTCCGCTCTCGCGCCCCCGCGAAGGTAGCTGGGAAGCCCCACACCGCCGTTACAACTGGGCCCAGTCGAACAGCACGCCGAGCGAGGCGCCGCGGTCGTTCAGCAGCCGGGCGTACACCCGCGGCGCTTCGGCCGGTGCGTGGCGTGCCGTGATCAGGTCATCCACCCGCATCTGGCCGCGCGTCAGGTAGGTGTAGAACAACTCCGTCTGGCGCGCAGGCGACCATTGTGCCTGGTCGCCGGGCAGGTTCTCGTTGTGGGTGCCGCGGATCGAGATCTGGCGCGTAATGACGTCGCTGGTGAGCACCTGCTGGCTGGGGTTGGGGGCATCGCCGATCAGCATCAGGACGCCGAACTGCCTGACCAGGGGCAGCGCCAGGGGCAGCACCGGGGGATGCCCGGTAGCTTCGAACACCACGTCCGCGCGCAGGCCGCCGGTGAGCTCTTGCACGAACGGCAGGGCATCGGCGGCGCTGCCGGCGAACCGGTGGGTGGCGCCGTGGTCGATCGCCACCTGCAGGCGGCTGGCCAGCGGGTCGATCGCGATCACCCGCTCGGCGCCCATTACCCGCGCGTACTGGCTCAAGAGCTGGCCGAGCGGACCGAGGCCGACGACCGCCACCGTGGCGCCCATGGCAAGCCCGGCGCGGCGCACCCCGGTCTGCGCGATGGTGGCGAGCTTCGCCCACGCCGCCGACTCGTCCGAGACCGCATCGGGAATCGGTACCGGTTCGCCGCGCGCCACGGCAATCTGATGGTGGTGCGCGGTGGTGAACACCCGCTCGCCGACGGCCACGCCGGTCACCGCGGCCCCCGTCTGTTCGACCACGCCGACATTGCTGTAGCCGGGATGGAACGGGTAGCGCACCCAGCCGTGCCAGTGCGATCCCGGATCCGACTCGCCGCGGTAGCAGATGGTTTCGGTGCCGGAGCTGATCAGGCTGACGCGCGTACGCACCGACAGGCCGTCCGGCGCCAGGTCCGGCACCGGTTCTTCGCGCAGTTCCGCCTGCTGCTTGCCGGTGAACACGATGTTGGTCGACGTCACGCTCGAAACCTCCCACCGTCGCCCGGATCGAACGCCGGGCATGGTCGTGGAAACAGGTTAGCAGACCCACCCATGCTCCTCATACCCGAGCTCATCGATCATCCCATGCGCGGCGTCGACGTCGCGCCGACACCGGCTGACGTGGCGCCATGCTGCCTCCGCAGCCGCCCGCCCGGGCTGCGGTGGGCGGCTGCCCTACCGCGCCCCGGGGGCGCGGCGCGCCGTGGTCAGCGGCTCCGGGCGCACCAGTTCGCCGCCGGTTTCGAACGACTCGATGGCGGCGAAGGTGTATTCGAGGGTGGCCAGGGCGTCACGGCCGGAGGCGCGCAGCTCGCTCGCCGGCACGCCGTTGGTCACGTCCTCCAGGAAGGCGTGGATGCGGCGCGGGAAGGTGGCGCCGAAGTCGGTCACGCCGGTGTTCAGCACGGTCGGCTCAGGGGCGCTGCCCAGGCTGATGGCCGCCGGATCTGCCGCGCCCTCTGCGCCCGGCGCCGGGAAGTGTATCAGCTTCTCCACGCAGTTCTCGATGGCCAGCGAGCCGCGCGTGCCGCCGAGTT from Spirochaetaceae bacterium carries:
- a CDS encoding ABC-ATPase domain-containing protein, with amino-acid sequence GVAEIYFISSVPFDVRALRPALAGAAGGAGSGRSGLLEIAAAGQEVLERTGVAVGADGTARMRLSAGLPAAGRRILGRAAAELLTRRLDGALRGIAERLDFDALRTHVRAVEDQVALRAQLGERGLIAFLADGSILPRRSGADPRPLGGALPLQAPATLAVELQAPHAGTVRGLAVRAGVTLIAGGGYHGKSTLLQALALGVYDHLPGDGRERCVSAETLVSVRAEDGRAVRGACLTPFIGALPLGRDTGFFDTDDASGSTSQAAAIVEALEAGATGLLIDEDTAATNFMIRDARMRRLVPGSDEPITPFIDRVRQLWQEQGVSSVLVVGGAGDYLDVADWVIRMDSYRPLDVTAQAREVAAAQPLGDAAPRAPGAWPQGAPRIPLPDSLDPRRGRRPERVRAVRTRAIEFGQEEIDVGLLYQLVDPAQCRMIGDLLLRVARGLCDGRRALPAILAALETDVEEQGLDALVGGGFGDRARPRRFEVAAALNRLRSLRVAPPGAAPPRTPARPRPSPVGAPHRRESRNRGRHQR
- a CDS encoding class I SAM-dependent methyltransferase, which translates into the protein MSRDDARIREQMEYYRERAPEYDDWYYQRGRYTVGEHRRREWQEEIARAHAVLRSLGPVEEALELACGTGIWTEPLLPVADRITAVDASPETIALARRRVRSDRRVCFEAADLFAYQPARRFDLISFTFWLSHVPPSRLSGFFALLQRCLRPGGVLFALDQRATADKRTAPDNRQQRDLADGRTYEIVKIYYTKPELEALFAHHGFRVEVTTTQTLWIAVARRHPSDSGVHRTPV
- a CDS encoding zinc-binding alcohol dehydrogenase, whose translation is MTSTNIVFTGKQQAELREEPVPDLAPDGLSVRTRVSLISSGTETICYRGESDPGSHWHGWVRYPFHPGYSNVGVVEQTGAAVTGVAVGERVFTTAHHHQIAVARGEPVPIPDAVSDESAAWAKLATIAQTGVRRAGLAMGATVAVVGLGPLGQLLSQYARVMGAERVIAIDPLASRLQVAIDHGATHRFAGSAADALPFVQELTGGLRADVVFEATGHPPVLPLALPLVRQFGVLMLIGDAPNPSQQVLTSDVITRQISIRGTHNENLPGDQAQWSPARQTELFYTYLTRGQMRVDDLITARHAPAEAPRVYARLLNDRGASLGVLFDWAQL